From Candidatus Oleimmundimicrobium sp., a single genomic window includes:
- the rpsL gene encoding 30S ribosomal protein S12 produces the protein MPTVNQLVRKSRKSIKKKNSTPALEGSPQRRGVCTRVYTTTPKKPNSALRKVARVRLTNGMEVTTYIPGIGHNLQEHSIVLIRGGRVKDLPGVRYKVIRAALDTSGVEDRKQARSKYGTKAS, from the coding sequence ATGCCTACAGTAAATCAGTTGGTAAGGAAGAGCCGAAAAAGTATAAAGAAAAAGAACAGTACTCCCGCATTAGAAGGATCACCTCAAAGAAGAGGTGTATGTACCAGAGTTTATACGACAACACCTAAAAAACCTAATTCGGCATTAAGAAAGGTTGCAAGGGTTAGGCTCACAAATGGGATGGAAGTAACAACTTATATCCCGGGCATTGGTCATAATTTGCAGGAGCATTCCATAGTTCTTATTAGAGGGGGAAGAGTTAAAGATCTTCCCGGAGTAAGATATAAAGTTATTAGGGCTGCTTTGGATACTTCCGGAGTGGAAGACAGAAAACAAGCACGCTCAAAATATGGGACTAAAGCATCTTAG